A DNA window from Oligoflexus sp. contains the following coding sequences:
- a CDS encoding biopolymer transporter ExbD, whose amino-acid sequence MAGGALDNNDEEISGINVTPLVDIMLVLLIIFMVTATFIANKAIELKLPEADSAQTQKPDEKTMTFAIDKDGKLWLDDKQVGFDEVGPAIRAERDKKPGVNLAASISADAKTPYEVVVKLIDIVRKNEIIDFAITTDPASTPAPGSEGAAPAPAAP is encoded by the coding sequence ACAACGATGAAGAGATCTCGGGTATCAACGTCACCCCGTTGGTTGACATCATGCTCGTACTGCTCATCATCTTCATGGTGACAGCGACCTTTATCGCGAACAAAGCAATCGAACTGAAACTGCCCGAAGCGGATTCGGCTCAGACCCAAAAGCCTGACGAAAAAACCATGACCTTTGCGATCGACAAAGATGGCAAGCTCTGGCTCGACGACAAGCAAGTCGGTTTCGATGAGGTGGGTCCTGCGATCCGCGCCGAACGTGATAAGAAACCAGGAGTGAACCTGGCTGCCAGCATCAGTGCTGATGCCAAGACTCCTTATGAAGTTGTGGTGAAGCTCATAGATATCGTTCGCAAGAATGAGATCATCGACTTTGCGATCACGACCGATCCAGCCTCGACGCCAGCTCCTGGCAGCGAAGGCGCGGCCCCTGCTCCCGCAGCGCCGTAA
- a CDS encoding sensor histidine kinase: MPALNPPSRQKRQLITWNELKISTPILASVFLLGTFIEPFIGHVAVGIFFMIAIAVSGLFFARITIFSLASLLILIYYYWLFPPDEPKDVPTVVALFIAAVSIGGLVNQLKNQANALHLREQATQLLYTLARELAQAQSRDDVAQISCTSMSSLFEQNVALAFISFNESAPASLEWHPASQFQAQATETQELLETFQDEKSTRDFALYKTHSGRVYLPLIGRDGLVGILLVANSNLLEKSEDKQRHAAMSAHQIAVAIERENFQARSRTVEVMERTQKLYKTLLNSVSHELKTPLVAITGSSSALMDDTTSRDPQLVQNLAAEILTASKRLRSVVENLLDMSRIDSGMLKPRREYCDVRDLLAVVVQRLELEGYPQSIRLDFQKDIPEIWVDPVLVDQALANIIHNARVYTPKGTFIEISVRASQDCAYISVRDHGPGLAEPGKVFEKFYRGSPQNPGGLGLGLSIAQGFIEAQGGHIEAANHPEGGAMFTITLPCHQQALPS; this comes from the coding sequence ATGCCCGCACTGAACCCTCCTTCGCGCCAGAAACGGCAACTGATTACCTGGAACGAACTTAAGATTTCCACTCCGATCCTGGCTTCGGTCTTCCTGCTCGGAACCTTCATCGAGCCCTTTATCGGTCACGTGGCGGTCGGCATTTTCTTCATGATCGCGATCGCGGTATCAGGACTTTTCTTTGCCCGCATCACCATCTTCAGCCTCGCTTCGCTTCTGATCCTGATCTACTACTACTGGCTCTTTCCCCCGGATGAACCCAAAGACGTTCCGACTGTGGTCGCGCTTTTCATCGCGGCCGTGAGTATCGGTGGGCTTGTCAATCAACTAAAGAACCAGGCGAATGCCCTGCATCTGCGTGAACAGGCCACCCAGCTTCTCTATACGCTGGCCCGTGAACTGGCCCAGGCTCAATCGCGGGATGATGTCGCTCAGATTTCCTGTACGTCGATGAGCAGCCTCTTTGAACAGAACGTGGCGCTGGCCTTCATCTCCTTCAATGAATCCGCGCCTGCCTCACTGGAATGGCATCCTGCGAGTCAATTCCAGGCCCAGGCCACGGAAACTCAGGAGCTGCTGGAGACCTTCCAGGATGAAAAGTCGACCCGGGATTTCGCGCTTTATAAAACCCACTCGGGACGGGTGTACTTGCCCTTGATTGGCCGGGATGGTCTGGTCGGTATTCTTCTCGTGGCAAATTCGAACCTTCTGGAAAAAAGCGAGGATAAGCAGCGCCACGCCGCCATGTCAGCCCACCAAATTGCTGTGGCCATCGAGCGGGAAAATTTTCAGGCCCGGTCCCGCACGGTCGAGGTTATGGAGCGCACTCAGAAGCTTTATAAGACCCTGCTCAATTCCGTGTCGCACGAACTGAAAACGCCCCTGGTGGCCATCACAGGCTCGTCCAGTGCCCTGATGGATGACACCACCAGTCGCGATCCCCAACTGGTCCAGAATCTGGCCGCAGAAATCCTGACCGCCTCCAAACGCCTGCGCAGTGTGGTCGAGAATCTGCTCGACATGTCCCGGATTGACTCAGGCATGCTCAAGCCACGCCGTGAGTACTGCGATGTCCGGGATCTTTTGGCCGTGGTCGTTCAGCGCCTGGAACTGGAGGGCTATCCCCAGTCGATTCGGCTCGACTTTCAAAAAGACATTCCCGAGATCTGGGTTGATCCTGTTCTGGTGGACCAGGCCCTGGCCAATATCATCCACAATGCCCGGGTTTACACGCCAAAAGGCACATTCATCGAAATCTCTGTACGAGCCTCTCAAGATTGTGCCTATATTTCCGTTCGGGATCATGGACCGGGCCTCGCAGAACCAGGCAAAGTCTTCGAGAAGTTCTACCGTGGTTCGCCTCAAAATCCAGGCGGTCTGGGACTCGGCCTTTCGATTGCCCAGGGCTTTATTGAAGCCCAGGGCGGGCATATAGAAGCCGCGAACCATCCCGAGGGAGGCGCGATGTTCACCATCACCCTTCCCTGTCATCAACAGGCGCTCCCCTCTTAA
- a CDS encoding response regulator: MNQSKKQHLLVIDDENQIRRFIRLALAPHGYEVHEARTGEEGIQMAIQQSPDGIILDLGLPDMDGIRVLHQLREWYQGPIIILSVRDDEESIVNALDSGAHDYIRKPFMLGELLARLRLAMRSHQVGLATPVYSSGGLVVDLATRKVTLDGKEIRLTVTEYELLKCLIKHRGKVLTHNQILTEVWGPKSVEHIQYLRVYIGHLRQKLETDANKPKLIITEPGVGYRMQNLESPTSETPEPVSSEA; encoded by the coding sequence ATGAATCAGAGCAAAAAGCAGCACCTGCTCGTTATCGACGACGAAAATCAGATCCGGCGATTCATTCGCCTGGCGCTGGCACCGCACGGCTACGAAGTGCATGAAGCCAGGACCGGGGAAGAGGGCATTCAGATGGCTATTCAACAAAGCCCGGATGGCATTATCCTCGACCTCGGCCTGCCCGATATGGATGGCATCCGGGTTCTGCACCAGCTGCGCGAGTGGTATCAGGGACCGATCATTATACTCTCTGTGCGTGATGACGAGGAAAGCATCGTGAATGCTTTGGATTCGGGAGCGCATGATTATATTCGCAAGCCCTTCATGCTCGGGGAACTCCTGGCCCGTCTGCGGCTGGCCATGCGCAGCCATCAGGTGGGTCTGGCAACGCCGGTCTATAGTTCGGGCGGTCTGGTGGTTGACCTTGCGACGCGAAAAGTCACGCTGGATGGAAAGGAAATTCGTCTGACTGTGACCGAGTATGAGCTTTTGAAATGTCTCATCAAACACCGGGGCAAGGTGCTGACTCATAACCAGATCCTGACCGAAGTATGGGGCCCCAAATCGGTCGAGCACATTCAGTATCTGCGCGTCTACATCGGTCATCTGCGGCAGAAACTCGAAACAGACGCCAACAAACCCAAGCTCATCATCACCGAGCCCGGCGTGGGGTACCGTATGCAGAATCTGGAATCCCCGACCTCGGAAACACCGGAACCTGTGAGCTCAGAAGCCTGA
- a CDS encoding FkbM family methyltransferase, with the protein MKANKVWTKPLLLRWSQNLWSRVHQWSQRSGWPLEAVVLRLLMLPFLPLYMLRLGAGQGFVTFYRFLCGEGGFPVYRSERDTGTMVRADSTDPWVFQQVFIQQDYRALAQKAEIRVIIDAGAYVGYSSIYFAELYPHAFIYALEPEEENFQALQRNTRHYPNIKAIQAALWKEEGFVEVHKGSGEQWAFQVHAAKTPRPDHIPSVTIQSLMQQYRLPRIDILKIDIEGAESEVFEAPGCHEWLGSVRILVVELHDHLYPGSDRTFREAIQQYEFTVRSSGENLIFEMPGAIEAPALASPQRRFS; encoded by the coding sequence ATGAAGGCAAACAAAGTCTGGACCAAACCTCTTCTTCTCCGCTGGAGTCAAAACCTCTGGAGCCGGGTCCACCAGTGGAGCCAAAGGAGCGGCTGGCCCCTGGAAGCTGTGGTGCTTCGTCTTCTGATGCTACCCTTCCTGCCGCTTTATATGCTGCGTCTGGGCGCAGGCCAGGGCTTCGTCACGTTCTATCGCTTTTTATGCGGCGAAGGCGGGTTCCCCGTCTACCGTTCCGAGCGTGATACCGGAACCATGGTGCGCGCGGACAGCACCGACCCTTGGGTCTTTCAGCAGGTCTTCATTCAGCAGGATTACAGGGCCCTGGCGCAAAAAGCGGAGATTCGCGTGATCATCGATGCGGGGGCCTATGTGGGTTATTCCTCGATTTATTTCGCGGAACTCTATCCGCATGCCTTCATCTATGCGCTCGAGCCGGAAGAGGAAAATTTTCAAGCCCTGCAGCGCAACACAAGGCATTATCCGAACATCAAAGCGATCCAGGCCGCTCTTTGGAAAGAGGAAGGCTTCGTCGAAGTGCATAAGGGCAGCGGTGAACAGTGGGCCTTTCAGGTGCATGCCGCGAAAACGCCCCGACCCGATCATATTCCTTCAGTCACCATTCAGAGCCTGATGCAGCAGTATCGTCTGCCGCGGATTGATATTCTGAAAATCGACATCGAAGGTGCGGAATCCGAAGTTTTTGAAGCCCCCGGCTGCCATGAGTGGCTCGGATCGGTGCGCATTCTTGTGGTCGAACTCCATGATCATCTTTATCCGGGCAGCGACCGGACGTTCCGCGAGGCCATCCAACAGTATGAATTCACAGTCCGAAGCAGCGGCGAGAATCTGATATTTGAAATGCCGGGCGCCATCGAAGCCCCGGCGCTCGCCAGCCCGCAACGCCGATTTTCCTGA
- a CDS encoding PA14 domain-containing protein, translated as MRCFLSLSASILVVLQAMACQKSNFQRGDAVYAPPPRLQEPVETEPLPPPDTVTLPAPAPNPEPLFQDCEKDQERQMVAELFPLAENTEHLPDFSQMKATKKLCMRQLDITDRDFKEGFPGVDGLIEWFGLDIRFKLNVPVAGDYEFMLNSDDGSRLFIDGREVIENDGQHSEQKKTAVVALTAGLHELRLPYFQGPRYRIALELKWKGPGDSAHAYIPLKFILRP; from the coding sequence GTGCGCTGCTTTCTCTCTCTCTCTGCCAGCATCCTCGTCGTCCTGCAGGCCATGGCTTGCCAGAAATCCAACTTTCAACGTGGGGACGCGGTCTACGCGCCTCCGCCCAGGCTTCAGGAACCGGTGGAAACCGAGCCTTTGCCTCCACCGGATACGGTCACGCTTCCGGCACCAGCCCCCAATCCTGAGCCCCTTTTTCAGGACTGCGAGAAAGATCAGGAACGGCAGATGGTGGCTGAACTCTTTCCTTTGGCAGAGAACACGGAACACCTGCCTGACTTCAGCCAGATGAAAGCGACCAAAAAACTCTGTATGAGACAGCTTGATATTACCGACCGCGATTTCAAGGAAGGTTTTCCCGGAGTGGATGGTCTGATCGAATGGTTCGGCCTCGATATTCGCTTCAAGCTGAATGTGCCTGTGGCCGGCGATTACGAATTCATGCTGAATTCAGATGATGGCAGTCGACTCTTCATTGATGGCCGTGAAGTGATTGAAAATGATGGCCAGCACTCGGAGCAGAAGAAGACCGCAGTCGTCGCCTTGACCGCAGGCCTGCATGAGCTGCGCCTGCCCTACTTCCAAGGCCCGCGTTACCGCATCGCGCTGGAGCTGAAGTGGAAAGGCCCCGGCGACAGCGCCCACGCTTACATTCCGTTGAAGTTTATTCTGCGCCCTTGA